One window of Mesorhizobium loti R88b genomic DNA carries:
- a CDS encoding SDR family oxidoreductase, with protein MAYLDELFSVTGKTALVTGAATGIGRMAATALVKAGASVIIASRKGEDCIKVAAELNGLGASGRADGFAGDVSSEAGIAALVAEVKARTDRLDILVNNAGVSWGAPLESFPYSAWAKVFGVNVTAVFHLTRELLPLLEAAASDADPARVINLGSVMGTQPLADDAYSYTASKAAVHHLTRTLALEFAARRITVNAFAPGPFQSRMTAFATGTDEQAKHVGSHVPIGRIGTADDIAGATLYLCSRAGSYVTGAILPIDGGQSVQHGLTLFKE; from the coding sequence ATGGCCTATCTCGACGAGCTGTTTTCGGTGACCGGCAAGACAGCGCTGGTGACGGGCGCGGCGACCGGCATCGGCCGCATGGCGGCGACCGCGCTGGTCAAAGCCGGCGCCAGCGTCATTATCGCTTCGCGCAAGGGCGAGGATTGTATCAAGGTCGCCGCCGAGCTGAACGGGCTTGGCGCGTCAGGCCGGGCCGATGGCTTCGCCGGCGATGTCTCCAGTGAGGCCGGCATTGCCGCGCTCGTTGCCGAGGTCAAGGCACGCACCGACAGGCTTGATATTCTGGTCAACAATGCCGGCGTTTCCTGGGGCGCGCCGCTGGAAAGCTTCCCTTATTCGGCATGGGCGAAAGTCTTTGGCGTCAATGTCACCGCCGTTTTCCATCTGACGCGCGAATTGCTGCCGCTGCTCGAAGCCGCCGCCAGCGATGCCGATCCGGCCCGTGTGATCAATCTGGGTTCGGTGATGGGCACGCAGCCGCTGGCCGACGACGCCTATTCCTATACCGCCTCGAAGGCCGCGGTGCATCATCTGACGCGCACGCTTGCGCTCGAATTCGCGGCCCGCCGCATCACCGTCAATGCCTTCGCTCCCGGGCCCTTCCAGAGCCGCATGACGGCGTTTGCCACCGGTACGGATGAACAGGCCAAACATGTCGGCAGCCATGTTCCGATCGGCCGTATCGGCACAGCGGATGACATTGCCGGCGCAACGCTCTATTTGTGCAGCCGTGCGGGCAGCTATGTCACCGGCGCCATCCTGCCGATCGACGGCGGGCAGTCGGTGCAGCATGGGTTGACCTTGTTCAAGGAATGA
- a CDS encoding acyl-CoA dehydrogenase family protein: protein MTEMNLGMTERLKPIHARVAAMVRDEIMPLDHEFLSEVGKAGDRWIYSARQSEILEGLKKTARERGLWNFWLTGSERGYGLSTVEYAYLAEEMGKAHLGAETFNCSAPDTGNMEVLERYGSDEHKKTWLEPLLDGRIRSAYLMTEPDVASSDATNIAMRCERQGDDYVLNGEKWWASGAGDPRCAIYIVMVRTGGAEEAQHRRHSMILVPSDAKGVTKVRAMQVYGDDDAPHGHMHLRFDNVLIPASNLILGEGKGFEIAQGRLGPGRIHHCMRAIGQAEMALELLCQRSVRREAFGNKLAKLGANFDIIAECRMEIEMARLLCIKAAWMIDQGDARAAAPWISQIKVIAPRVALKVTDEAVQMFGAQGISQDTPLARSWTHLRTLRLADGPDAVHRRQVARTELKKYTQEKI from the coding sequence ATGACAGAGATGAATCTCGGCATGACCGAGCGGCTGAAGCCGATCCACGCCCGCGTCGCGGCCATGGTGCGCGACGAGATCATGCCGCTCGACCATGAGTTCCTGAGCGAAGTCGGCAAGGCAGGCGACCGCTGGATCTACAGCGCGCGCCAGAGCGAAATCCTCGAAGGGCTGAAGAAGACCGCAAGGGAGCGCGGCCTGTGGAATTTCTGGCTGACCGGCTCGGAACGCGGCTACGGCCTGTCCACAGTCGAATATGCCTATCTCGCCGAGGAAATGGGCAAGGCGCATCTCGGCGCCGAAACCTTCAACTGCTCGGCGCCCGACACCGGCAATATGGAGGTGCTGGAGCGCTATGGCTCGGACGAGCACAAGAAAACGTGGCTTGAACCGCTTCTGGACGGAAGAATCCGCTCGGCCTATCTGATGACCGAGCCGGACGTCGCCTCGTCCGACGCCACCAACATTGCGATGCGTTGCGAGCGCCAGGGCGACGACTATGTGCTCAATGGCGAGAAATGGTGGGCGTCCGGCGCCGGCGATCCGCGCTGCGCCATCTACATCGTCATGGTGCGGACCGGCGGCGCGGAAGAAGCGCAGCACCGGCGGCACTCGATGATCCTGGTGCCGTCGGATGCAAAAGGCGTCACCAAGGTCCGGGCCATGCAGGTCTATGGCGATGACGACGCGCCGCATGGCCACATGCACCTTCGCTTCGACAATGTCCTGATACCCGCATCGAACCTGATCCTTGGCGAGGGCAAGGGGTTCGAGATCGCGCAAGGCCGGCTTGGTCCCGGTCGCATCCATCACTGCATGCGCGCCATCGGCCAGGCCGAGATGGCGCTGGAGTTGCTGTGCCAACGTTCGGTGCGCCGCGAAGCCTTCGGCAATAAGCTGGCAAAACTCGGCGCCAATTTCGACATCATCGCCGAATGCCGCATGGAGATCGAGATGGCTCGCCTGCTCTGCATCAAGGCGGCGTGGATGATCGACCAGGGCGATGCGCGCGCCGCTGCCCCTTGGATCAGCCAGATCAAGGTGATCGCGCCGCGCGTCGCGCTCAAGGTCACAGACGAGGCCGTGCAGATGTTCGGCGCGCAAGGCATCAGCCAGGACACGCCGCTGGCGCGCTCGTGGACGCATCTGAGGACATTGCGTCTCGCCGACGGGCCAGACGCCGTGCACCGCCGGCAGGTGGCGCGGACGGAGCTGAAAAAATACACGCAGGAGAAGATCTGA
- a CDS encoding zinc-binding dehydrogenase, protein MTIPSEMKALLLVGDGYTRTPSGSALEAMEPYLGPGSIAVPAPGPSQVLIKVSLASINPSDVAFIKGQYGQPRAKGRPAGFEGVGTVVASGDEPYPKSLVGKRVAFATGVTNWGSWADYAVAEAAACIPLLDTVRDEDGAAMIVNPLTAIAMFDIVKQEGEKAFVMTAGASQLCKLIIGLAKEEGFRPIVTVRRDEQIGLLKEIGAAHVLNEKAPDFEATLREVMKAEQPRIFLDAVTGPLASAIFHAMPKRARWIIYGRLDTDATIIREPGQLIFQHKHIEGFWLSEWMRQSRDRRGPAIMEAQKRFSDGRWSTDVTAIVPLAEAIARVPAELAKPNGKVFIKP, encoded by the coding sequence ATGACGATCCCCTCCGAAATGAAAGCGCTGCTGCTTGTCGGCGACGGCTATACCAGAACGCCGAGCGGCAGCGCGCTGGAAGCGATGGAGCCTTATCTGGGGCCGGGCAGCATCGCGGTGCCGGCGCCCGGACCGAGCCAGGTGCTGATCAAGGTCAGCCTCGCTTCGATCAATCCGTCCGATGTCGCCTTCATCAAGGGCCAGTATGGCCAGCCACGCGCCAAGGGCCGGCCGGCCGGCTTCGAGGGGGTCGGCACCGTCGTCGCCAGCGGCGACGAGCCCTATCCCAAAAGCCTCGTCGGCAAGCGCGTCGCCTTTGCCACCGGCGTCACCAACTGGGGTTCATGGGCCGACTATGCCGTTGCCGAGGCGGCGGCCTGCATACCGCTGCTTGACACGGTGCGCGACGAGGATGGCGCGGCGATGATCGTCAATCCGCTCACCGCGATCGCCATGTTCGATATCGTCAAACAGGAGGGCGAAAAGGCCTTCGTCATGACCGCCGGCGCCAGCCAGCTCTGCAAGCTGATCATCGGCCTGGCCAAGGAAGAGGGCTTTCGACCAATCGTCACCGTGCGCCGCGATGAGCAGATCGGGCTTCTGAAAGAGATCGGCGCTGCCCATGTGCTCAACGAGAAAGCGCCGGATTTCGAGGCCACGCTGCGCGAGGTGATGAAGGCCGAACAGCCGCGCATCTTCCTCGATGCGGTCACCGGGCCGCTGGCCTCGGCCATCTTCCATGCGATGCCGAAACGGGCGCGCTGGATCATCTATGGCCGGCTCGACACGGACGCCACCATCATCCGCGAACCCGGCCAGCTGATCTTCCAGCACAAGCATATCGAGGGTTTCTGGCTGAGCGAATGGATGCGGCAGTCTAGAGATCGGCGCGGTCCGGCGATCATGGAAGCGCAAAAGCGTTTCTCCGACGGGCGCTGGTCGACCGATGTGACGGCGATCGTGCCGCTCGCCGAGGCGATCGCGCGGGTGCCGGCGGAACTGGCCAAGCCCAACGGCAAGGTGTTCATCAAACCCTAA